A single Symbiobacterium thermophilum IAM 14863 DNA region contains:
- the cas3 gene encoding CRISPR-associated helicase Cas3', giving the protein MVVLIVESAPPGLRGELSKWMLEPRAGVFVGSVSAAVRDLLWEKACQEVGDGGCIMIYRTNNEQGFAVRTWGDTTREVEDWEGLFLVRRPDRPSDNPHMSFTPPQDWNDYLHPEIWAKTARGVELAEGEGHYHPLCCHMIDTAMVAWRMWRYVLPQRLRDQIRRQLGLQTDDEAGRWIAFFAGLHDLGKATPAFAKQWPEGWRLLTEQKYGAASGSESKPHYVLTTFLLESLLEELGLPGAVAVPVAAVIGAHHGLFPTATDLRHAERYAGKAKWQEAQAHLVRLLAHVLGVDRLNVPTGDLWQANSLLVILAGLTSVADWIASNHTYFPFAGDRVRLPSYARQARWRAWMALHQLGWFHRPVAMAPRSFTELFDKVPNHLQKQVLAIADRLSGPSLVLLEYPMGGGKTEAALYLADSLAVAAGQKGLYFALPTMATSNQMFGRVNRYLVNRFPGSRINVQLLHGHASLNAEFELLRAAHLQELERRRAGREQELAAVGESTAATVLAAEWFTYKKRGLLAPYGIGTIDQALLSVLQTKHFFVRLFGLAGKVVILDEVHAYDTYMQTLLTRLLTWLAACGTSVVLLSATLPAHTRKALVAAYAAGRGLPAPAEPEVTYPRVTWLTDMESNAVHIEGAATRTITLRRYAQDDEGWMRALQEALVDGGCAAVIVNTVSRAQAVYQKLQDYFPPEELCLFHARYPFDDRMAREREVLTRFGPGIADRPRRAVLVATQVVEQSLDLDFDLLVTDLAPVDLVFQRSGRLWRHRREWRPPGFTEPTLWLLMPPLDEQGVPQFERGSRLIYDHHTMLRSWLVLAQQDHLCIPDQLEPMVEAVYRPADPPEELPEPLRALWLQTRAVLEAEQARDQQEARRRYIPDVHQNLLEMVLTDLEEEGESHPAVQALTRLGGIAVTAVCLVEADGRLWAPGPEPREIHLQRRPDKEDVRALLGRAIAISFDPGLARQILALDPPEVWEGSAYLRRCRLLTFDPAGNCLTAGLPLRLDPELGLLKIPGGEEEEEECRDFPSGKTRGSR; this is encoded by the coding sequence ATGGTAGTCCTGATTGTGGAGTCCGCCCCGCCCGGCCTGCGGGGGGAGCTGTCTAAATGGATGCTGGAACCCCGGGCGGGGGTCTTCGTCGGCAGCGTATCCGCGGCCGTTCGGGACCTGCTCTGGGAAAAGGCCTGCCAGGAAGTCGGCGACGGCGGTTGCATCATGATCTACCGAACCAACAACGAGCAGGGCTTCGCCGTTCGCACCTGGGGCGACACCACCCGGGAGGTGGAGGACTGGGAGGGGCTGTTTCTCGTCCGGCGGCCCGATCGCCCGTCCGACAATCCCCATATGTCGTTTACCCCCCCGCAGGATTGGAACGACTACCTCCATCCGGAGATCTGGGCCAAGACTGCCCGCGGCGTTGAACTCGCGGAAGGGGAGGGTCACTATCATCCCCTCTGTTGCCACATGATCGACACTGCCATGGTGGCCTGGCGCATGTGGCGGTATGTGCTTCCCCAGCGCCTGCGCGACCAGATCCGCCGCCAACTGGGGCTACAGACCGATGACGAGGCTGGCCGCTGGATCGCATTCTTCGCCGGACTGCACGATCTGGGCAAGGCCACGCCCGCCTTTGCCAAGCAGTGGCCGGAGGGATGGCGGCTGCTCACGGAACAGAAATACGGGGCAGCCTCCGGTTCGGAATCCAAGCCCCATTACGTCCTTACCACTTTCCTGTTGGAGTCGCTGCTGGAGGAGCTGGGGCTGCCCGGTGCCGTGGCGGTGCCGGTAGCCGCTGTGATTGGCGCGCACCATGGCCTGTTCCCCACCGCCACTGATCTGCGACATGCAGAACGCTATGCGGGCAAGGCAAAGTGGCAGGAGGCGCAGGCCCACCTGGTCCGGCTGCTGGCCCACGTGTTGGGCGTCGATCGGCTGAACGTCCCGACGGGTGATCTGTGGCAGGCCAACAGCCTGTTGGTGATCCTGGCGGGCCTCACCAGTGTCGCAGACTGGATCGCGTCCAACCACACCTACTTCCCCTTTGCCGGCGACCGGGTACGCCTTCCCTCCTACGCCCGGCAGGCCCGCTGGCGGGCCTGGATGGCCCTTCACCAGTTGGGTTGGTTCCATCGGCCGGTCGCAATGGCGCCGCGATCCTTTACCGAACTCTTCGACAAGGTGCCTAACCACCTGCAGAAACAGGTGTTGGCGATTGCAGATCGTCTCAGCGGCCCCAGCCTGGTCCTGCTGGAGTATCCGATGGGCGGCGGGAAGACCGAGGCGGCCCTGTATCTGGCCGATTCCCTCGCCGTTGCCGCGGGCCAGAAGGGGCTCTACTTTGCCCTGCCCACCATGGCCACCAGCAACCAGATGTTCGGCCGCGTCAACCGCTATCTGGTCAACCGCTTCCCCGGCAGCCGCATCAACGTGCAGCTCCTGCATGGCCATGCGTCCCTCAACGCCGAGTTTGAGCTGCTGCGCGCAGCCCACCTTCAGGAACTGGAACGAAGGAGGGCAGGGCGGGAACAGGAGCTGGCGGCGGTCGGCGAATCCACTGCCGCGACCGTGCTGGCGGCAGAGTGGTTCACCTACAAGAAGCGAGGCCTGCTCGCCCCTTATGGCATCGGTACCATCGACCAGGCCTTGCTGTCGGTGCTGCAGACGAAGCATTTCTTCGTCCGCCTGTTTGGACTGGCGGGTAAGGTCGTGATCCTGGACGAGGTACACGCCTATGACACCTACATGCAGACTTTGCTGACCCGGCTGCTCACCTGGCTGGCTGCCTGCGGTACCTCGGTGGTCCTGCTCTCCGCGACCTTGCCCGCGCACACCCGCAAGGCGCTGGTGGCGGCTTACGCAGCAGGCCGAGGGCTGCCTGCACCTGCCGAGCCGGAAGTCACGTACCCCCGTGTCACCTGGCTGACCGATATGGAATCGAATGCGGTTCACATCGAGGGAGCTGCAACTCGCACCATCACCCTGCGCCGTTACGCCCAGGATGACGAGGGCTGGATGCGGGCCTTGCAGGAAGCGCTGGTGGATGGGGGCTGCGCGGCGGTCATCGTCAACACCGTCAGCCGCGCCCAGGCCGTGTACCAGAAGCTGCAGGACTACTTCCCTCCAGAGGAGCTGTGTCTCTTCCATGCCCGCTATCCCTTCGATGATCGGATGGCCCGGGAACGGGAGGTTCTGACCCGGTTCGGGCCGGGCATCGCGGACCGGCCCCGGCGTGCGGTCCTGGTGGCCACGCAGGTAGTCGAACAGTCCCTGGATCTGGACTTCGACCTGCTGGTGACCGATCTGGCCCCGGTGGACCTGGTCTTCCAACGCAGCGGCCGGCTCTGGCGGCACCGCCGGGAGTGGCGTCCCCCAGGGTTCACCGAACCCACCCTGTGGTTGCTCATGCCGCCGCTGGACGAGCAGGGTGTTCCCCAGTTCGAGCGCGGCTCCCGCCTCATCTACGACCACCACACCATGCTGCGGAGCTGGCTGGTGTTGGCGCAGCAGGATCACCTCTGCATCCCCGATCAGCTGGAGCCCATGGTGGAAGCGGTCTACCGGCCCGCTGACCCTCCGGAGGAGCTGCCGGAGCCGCTGCGGGCGCTATGGCTCCAGACCCGGGCTGTACTGGAAGCGGAGCAAGCCCGAGACCAGCAGGAGGCGCGGCGGCGGTACATTCCCGACGTGCACCAGAACCTGCTGGAGATGGTCCTGACGGATCTGGAAGAGGAAGGCGAGAGCCACCCCGCGGTGCAGGCGCTTACCCGGCTCGGCGGGATTGCGGTGACCGCCGTCTGCCTGGTCGAGGCCGATGGCCGGTTGTGGGCGCCGGGTCCCGAGCCAAGGGAGATCCATCTCCAGAGACGCCCCGACAAGGAGGATGTCCGGGCCCTGCTTGGGCGTGCGATCGCCATCAGCTTCGATCCCGGGCTGGCCCGGCAGATCCTGGCTCTGGATCCGCCGGAGGTCTGGGAAGGTTCCGCCTACCTCCGCCGGTGCCGGCTCCTGACGTTCGACCCGGCGGGCAACTGCCTCACGGCCGGGTTGCCTTTGCGCCTGGACCCCGAACTGGGGCTCTTGAAGATCCCTGGCGGAGAGGAGGAGGAAGAGGAGTGCCGCGATTTTCCCTCTGGGAAGACCCGTGGATCCCGGTGA
- the casA gene encoding type I-E CRISPR-associated protein Cse1/CasA, with amino-acid sequence MPRFSLWEDPWIPVIRLSGHPDRLSLRQALAEAHVVREVCDPSPLVVVAIHRLLMALIYRVYRPVTRADWAALWNAGRFDPGPLDGYGAFWMDRFELFHPERPFYQVPFIDGEKVHPISALVLEAASGNNPTLFDHGRVEGGVALPPDRAACHLLAHQLFALGGGVSKPFNRMDAPLTKGLVVEALDTNLFRTLLLNTLPLEDWERLIPPTDDDAPFWEGDDPPEPVREGTPVKGPLHYLTWQSRQLHLCTDEESGLVTGCQIRQRYALPKDGVRLDPGKVYQQSPKEGFVPFKLNKERAVWQYTHVLLQTSGQDYSRPYLTDWLATMHRFRSRYGIAFPSRVILAVTGLTTDPQKAAKVELWRRERLPLPMTILDQPELMAEVEEMLAEARRVEGLLSRTAQALVWASAERKALGDAVTYTWTGKLPPGKKLDQVKGLARSLGMVARYWPQLEEPFRRSIEDLAVKSAGEVRSAWREAVMMAARDAFRSGRDGLLHTEASFEVLTCVGSAFHGKLSRIFAAAGEEETESDEGAIE; translated from the coding sequence GTGCCGCGATTTTCCCTCTGGGAAGACCCGTGGATCCCGGTGATTCGGCTCTCCGGCCACCCGGACCGCCTGAGCCTCCGACAGGCCCTGGCCGAGGCGCATGTGGTCCGGGAGGTCTGCGACCCATCACCCCTGGTGGTGGTCGCCATCCACCGTCTGCTGATGGCGCTCATCTACCGGGTCTACCGGCCGGTGACCCGCGCCGACTGGGCCGCCCTCTGGAACGCGGGGCGCTTTGACCCGGGACCGCTGGACGGCTACGGCGCCTTCTGGATGGACCGCTTTGAACTGTTCCATCCTGAGCGCCCGTTCTACCAGGTTCCCTTCATCGACGGGGAAAAGGTGCACCCCATCAGCGCTCTGGTGTTGGAGGCCGCATCCGGCAACAACCCTACCCTGTTCGACCACGGCCGGGTGGAGGGGGGCGTGGCCTTGCCGCCCGACCGTGCGGCCTGTCATCTGCTGGCCCATCAACTCTTTGCCCTGGGTGGTGGGGTGAGCAAGCCGTTCAACCGCATGGATGCGCCCCTCACCAAGGGGCTGGTGGTGGAGGCCCTGGACACCAACCTGTTTCGGACGCTGCTGCTCAACACGCTTCCCCTCGAGGACTGGGAACGGTTGATTCCCCCCACGGATGACGACGCGCCATTCTGGGAGGGGGACGATCCCCCGGAACCGGTGCGGGAGGGCACTCCGGTGAAGGGGCCGCTCCACTACCTGACGTGGCAGAGCCGCCAGCTTCACCTCTGCACCGACGAGGAGTCCGGTCTGGTGACCGGCTGCCAGATCCGGCAGCGCTACGCCCTGCCCAAAGACGGCGTCCGCCTGGATCCGGGCAAGGTCTACCAGCAGTCGCCGAAAGAGGGGTTTGTGCCATTTAAGCTCAACAAGGAGCGGGCGGTCTGGCAGTACACCCATGTCCTGCTGCAGACCAGCGGGCAGGACTACTCGAGGCCGTATCTCACGGACTGGCTGGCCACCATGCACCGCTTCCGCAGCCGGTATGGGATTGCGTTTCCGTCCCGCGTGATCCTGGCGGTGACGGGGCTCACCACCGACCCGCAAAAGGCGGCCAAGGTCGAGCTGTGGCGCCGGGAGCGGCTGCCTCTGCCCATGACCATCTTGGACCAGCCCGAACTGATGGCCGAGGTGGAGGAGATGCTGGCGGAGGCCCGGCGGGTGGAAGGGCTGCTGAGCCGGACCGCGCAGGCGCTGGTCTGGGCGAGTGCGGAGCGCAAAGCCCTTGGGGATGCGGTCACGTACACCTGGACCGGCAAGCTTCCTCCGGGGAAGAAGCTGGATCAGGTGAAGGGGCTGGCCAGGAGCCTGGGCATGGTCGCCCGTTACTGGCCACAACTGGAAGAACCGTTCCGCCGGTCTATCGAGGATCTGGCCGTCAAGTCCGCCGGGGAGGTGCGCAGCGCGTGGCGGGAGGCGGTGATGATGGCTGCCCGGGACGCCTTCCGCTCTGGACGGGACGGACTGCTGCACACCGAAGCGTCGTTTGAGGTGTTGACCTGCGTGGGCAGCGCCTTCCACGGCAAGCTGTCCCGAATCTTCGCGGCAGCGGGAGAGGAGGAGACCGAGTCCGATGAAGGGGCCATCGAGTAG
- the casB gene encoding type I-E CRISPR-associated protein Cse2/CasB encodes MSGLDDRGTLAALRRGLMLEEEQLFELFGYVPPRFLTGLRPGEERLYLMVAALYAYHPVSFGEEELAERRRNLGESLRRLAEEKARQRGGLDEGEELLPESLKRRMEALLSAPRADLFGHLRQVISLLKSEEIPVDWAQLLSDLQRWEAPDRRVQWAWSRSFYVGYQTEGGDETDVR; translated from the coding sequence TTGAGCGGACTCGACGACCGGGGGACGCTGGCCGCCCTCCGCCGGGGGCTGATGCTGGAGGAAGAGCAGCTGTTTGAGCTCTTCGGGTATGTGCCTCCGCGTTTCCTGACCGGACTCCGGCCCGGGGAGGAGCGACTGTATCTCATGGTCGCTGCCCTCTACGCCTACCATCCGGTGAGCTTCGGCGAGGAGGAGCTGGCCGAGCGTAGGCGCAACCTGGGCGAGTCGCTGCGGCGGCTGGCTGAAGAAAAGGCCCGCCAGCGCGGCGGGCTGGACGAAGGGGAAGAACTGCTGCCCGAATCCCTGAAACGCCGCATGGAGGCGCTTCTGAGCGCACCGAGGGCGGATCTGTTCGGCCACCTGCGCCAGGTGATCAGCCTCTTGAAGAGTGAGGAGATTCCGGTGGACTGGGCGCAACTTCTCAGCGATCTGCAGCGGTGGGAAGCCCCGGACCGCCGCGTCCAGTGGGCCTGGAGCCGATCCTTCTACGTTGGCTACCAGACAGAGGGAGGGGATGAGACCGATGTTCGTTGA
- the cas7e gene encoding type I-E CRISPR-associated protein Cas7/Cse4/CasC: protein MFVEMHLLQNFALSNLNRDDTGAPKSCVFGGTRRARISSQCLKRAVRTYVREQALVPSELLSYRTKWLQRELANRLAAGGVEAEQAGQVAARALELLEFRLKNGRTEYLLMVGEREIARIADLCREHAAALQGGDGGRKSKKEGDNLAGLFLKALDGGDAVDIALFGRMIATHPEKNVDAAVQMAHAFSTNAIANEFDFYSAVDDLQQQDDDEGAGAGMLGTVLYNSSCYYRYANVDLRQLLTNLGGDPDRALTAVRAFLLGMVHAVPTGKRTNSAPQNPPALIMAVVREHGLWSLANAFVVPVSGARGNLMELSAKEMLAHWNQLSELYGQEGVHYAGLATYLSSDAIGASNAVGIAVEKRLADLVDRVLAEVQPALA, encoded by the coding sequence ATGTTCGTTGAGATGCACCTGCTCCAGAACTTTGCGCTGTCCAACCTGAACCGGGATGACACCGGGGCGCCGAAGAGCTGCGTCTTCGGCGGCACCCGCCGGGCGCGCATCTCCAGCCAGTGCCTCAAACGCGCCGTCCGGACCTATGTGCGGGAGCAAGCCCTGGTTCCGTCTGAGCTGCTGTCCTACCGTACGAAGTGGTTGCAGCGGGAGCTGGCCAACCGGCTTGCGGCCGGAGGGGTGGAGGCGGAGCAGGCCGGCCAGGTGGCGGCTCGGGCGTTGGAGCTGTTGGAGTTCCGGCTGAAGAACGGTCGGACCGAGTATCTGTTGATGGTCGGGGAGCGGGAGATCGCCCGCATCGCGGATCTCTGCCGGGAGCACGCCGCGGCCCTCCAGGGCGGGGACGGCGGGCGGAAGAGCAAGAAGGAGGGGGACAACCTCGCAGGCCTTTTCCTGAAAGCCCTGGATGGGGGCGACGCGGTGGACATCGCCCTCTTTGGCCGGATGATCGCCACCCATCCGGAGAAGAACGTGGATGCGGCTGTCCAGATGGCCCACGCCTTCTCGACCAACGCCATTGCCAACGAGTTCGACTTCTACTCGGCGGTGGACGACCTGCAGCAGCAGGACGATGACGAAGGGGCCGGGGCCGGCATGCTGGGCACGGTTCTGTACAACAGCTCCTGCTATTACCGGTACGCCAATGTGGACCTCCGGCAGCTGCTCACCAATCTCGGCGGGGATCCTGACCGGGCGCTCACCGCGGTGCGGGCCTTCCTGCTGGGCATGGTGCATGCCGTCCCTACCGGCAAGCGGACCAATTCGGCGCCCCAGAATCCTCCGGCGCTCATCATGGCGGTGGTGCGGGAACACGGGTTGTGGTCGCTAGCCAACGCCTTTGTAGTGCCTGTCTCCGGTGCCAGAGGCAACCTGATGGAGCTTTCGGCCAAGGAAATGCTGGCTCACTGGAATCAGTTGTCCGAACTCTACGGGCAGGAAGGTGTCCACTACGCCGGACTTGCCACGTACCTTTCGAGCGACGCGATTGGTGCGTCAAACGCCGTCGGTATCGCCGTGGAGAAACGGCTGGCCGACCTCGTGGATCGGGTGCTGGCGGAAGTACAGCCGGCGCTGGCCTGA
- the cas5e gene encoding type I-E CRISPR-associated protein Cas5/CasD produces MYTLLLRLAGPMQSWGTASRFTERDTGMEPSKSGVIGILCAALGKPREERPEDGGRWPSLAELARLRMGVRIDAPGRVGVDFQTAGGGRLGTRPYGVAKADGSKPDSVMSWRYYLEDAAFLVGLESGNRALLERLHVALREPVWPLYLGRKSYVPSSPIFLPDGLREGGLETVLAQYPPLVVSGQERVRVVVDQAEPSGEVRMDVPLDFARRLFGIRYVCSYSIDLPDEAGT; encoded by the coding sequence ATGTACACGCTGCTCCTGCGACTGGCAGGCCCCATGCAGTCGTGGGGAACCGCCAGCCGGTTTACCGAACGGGATACCGGGATGGAGCCGTCCAAGTCGGGCGTGATCGGCATTCTGTGCGCTGCCCTGGGCAAGCCGCGGGAGGAGCGGCCGGAAGATGGTGGACGTTGGCCCTCGCTGGCGGAACTGGCGAGACTGCGGATGGGCGTGCGCATCGACGCGCCGGGCCGAGTTGGCGTGGATTTCCAGACTGCCGGCGGTGGACGATTGGGCACCCGCCCTTACGGTGTCGCCAAGGCGGATGGGAGCAAGCCAGATTCGGTAATGAGCTGGCGCTACTATCTGGAAGATGCGGCCTTCCTCGTGGGCCTGGAAAGCGGGAATCGGGCGCTGCTGGAGCGATTGCACGTCGCCCTGCGGGAACCGGTGTGGCCCCTGTACCTGGGCCGGAAGTCCTACGTCCCCTCGTCGCCGATCTTCCTGCCGGACGGGCTGCGGGAAGGCGGTCTGGAGACGGTGCTGGCGCAGTACCCGCCCTTGGTGGTATCCGGACAGGAGCGGGTGCGGGTGGTGGTCGACCAGGCAGAACCATCTGGCGAAGTGCGGATGGATGTGCCGCTCGACTTTGCCCGCCGGTTGTTCGGCATTCGCTATGTGTGCAGTTACTCGATTGACCTGCCTGACGAGGCCGGGACGTAG
- the cas6e gene encoding type I-E CRISPR-associated protein Cas6/Cse3/CasE, with product MYLSLLRLNPASAAVQRDLRDVQALHQRVMSAFPDVLDPEVEARAYFGVLYRLELNRYSGQVLLYVQSRVEPDWGRLPAGYLTPADGLPNPAVKRVDEAYARIREGRVLRFRLRANPTRKIDTKSGPNGEKRNGRRVPLSGLDAQLGWMERKAREHGFELLEATVAAAGASERVRSYTTGRTFQGVLFEGRLVVRDAGRFREALERGIGPGKAYGYGLLSVGPG from the coding sequence GTGTATCTTTCTCTCTTACGCCTGAACCCAGCTTCGGCGGCAGTACAGCGCGACCTCCGGGACGTGCAGGCGCTGCACCAGCGGGTGATGTCGGCCTTTCCCGATGTGCTGGATCCTGAGGTGGAGGCCCGGGCGTACTTCGGGGTTCTGTACCGGCTGGAGCTGAACCGGTACAGCGGGCAGGTCCTCCTCTATGTGCAGTCGCGGGTGGAGCCCGACTGGGGGCGGCTCCCTGCCGGTTACTTGACCCCGGCTGATGGATTGCCCAATCCTGCGGTCAAGCGGGTGGATGAGGCTTATGCCCGTATCCGGGAGGGGCGAGTGCTCCGATTCCGGTTGCGGGCGAACCCGACGCGCAAGATCGACACGAAGTCGGGGCCGAATGGGGAGAAGCGTAACGGCCGGCGCGTGCCGCTGTCCGGGTTGGACGCGCAGCTCGGGTGGATGGAGAGGAAGGCCCGGGAGCATGGCTTCGAACTCCTGGAGGCGACGGTGGCCGCCGCCGGGGCCAGTGAACGGGTGCGGAGCTACACCACCGGGCGTACCTTCCAGGGCGTGTTGTTCGAGGGCCGCCTGGTGGTACGGGATGCGGGGAGGTTCCGGGAGGCGCTGGAACGGGGAATCGGTCCGGGAAAGGCGTACGGCTACGGCCTGTTGTCGGTGGGGCCGGGTTAG
- a CDS encoding ABC transporter permease, which translates to MPPRPYTPWQRNFKVSRMSHLNWSTRAKECVARQAASSKPWSFCRPPSGSVVIETPVGSDVRVRAIKVALEEAARAAGIRALSVSDSGDFFADPLRYGMVGALVYALASLGLFGVAMPIIAMRQQGILRLMRTTPVTRLTFVLAQVPARLILGMALTLCALLAAWALWDVTLPQLAAALGTSVLGFWMSAAFGYLVGGLGGRHGWW; encoded by the coding sequence ATGCCACCCAGGCCGTACACGCCCTGGCAGCGGAACTTCAAGGTCTCCAGAATGTCACATTTGAACTGGTCGACGCGGGCGAAGGAATGCGTCGCAAGGCAAGCAGCGAGTTCGAAGCCCTGGTCTTTCTGCCGTCCACCATCTGGCAGCGTCGTCATCGAGACGCCCGTGGGCAGCGACGTCCGCGTGCGTGCGATCAAGGTGGCCCTGGAAGAGGCTGCACGTGCGGCCGGAATCCGCGCCCTCTCCGTCAGCGACAGCGGTGACTTCTTCGCAGATCCCCTGCGCTACGGCATGGTGGGCGCCCTCGTCTACGCGCTGGCCTCCCTGGGCCTGTTCGGCGTGGCTATGCCCATCATCGCCATGCGCCAGCAAGGTATCCTCCGCCTCATGCGCACCACTCCCGTCACCCGGCTGACCTTCGTGCTTGCCCAGGTGCCCGCACGGCTGATCCTCGGCATGGCACTGACCCTGTGCGCCCTGCTGGCCGCATGGGCGTTGTGGGATGTCACCCTGCCGCAGCTGGCCGCAGCCCTCGGCACGTCGGTGCTGGGCTTCTGGATGAGCGCCGCCTTCGGCTACCTGGTCGGAGGACTCGGTGGCCGTCACGGTTGGTGGTGA
- a CDS encoding DUF120 domain-containing protein, whose product MGTQIRWTGRVVSGLGVAARWTTLDWFRAAIERLFGFKPVPGTLNAIAEGDRQELDRLLLTAGTVLVPPAEDICCSLVLPAHVARGVRSHPVVLLRPMVYGYNPAQVEFLAPVRLREALELRDGDEIVITIGDNAPAQKWIAADSSRARSDWATSRPSRQ is encoded by the coding sequence ATGGGTACTCAAATCCGATGGACGGGCCGGGTGGTCTCCGGCCTGGGCGTCGCTGCCCGGTGGACGACGCTGGACTGGTTCCGGGCGGCCATCGAGCGGCTCTTTGGCTTCAAACCGGTGCCGGGGACGCTGAACGCGATAGCTGAGGGCGATCGGCAGGAACTTGACCGGTTGCTGCTCACGGCCGGCACCGTGTTGGTCCCTCCTGCGGAGGACATCTGCTGTTCGCTCGTCCTTCCGGCCCATGTTGCCAGGGGCGTCCGGTCGCATCCGGTAGTTTTGCTCCGACCCATGGTGTACGGGTACAACCCCGCGCAGGTGGAGTTTCTGGCACCGGTGCGGTTGCGTGAGGCGCTGGAACTGCGCGATGGGGACGAGATCGTCATCACGATCGGGGACAACGCTCCTGCGCAGAAGTGGATCGCTGCAGACTCCAGCAGGGCACGCTCCGATTGGGCAACATCGCGCCCATCCCGACAGTGA
- a CDS encoding ECF transporter S component: MSAVPESAKVVRQVATSGVLSALAVVLALVIRFPLLPAAPYLIYEPSDVPLLLAAFRLSPLWVTGISAAVAVVMGLTGSGGLIGMTSRFVGSAALGLTAAVVYQRVAARGRGKVVSVVAGVVVYTLAEVALTLILGPLFFGDLQTALAMILPVVVPFNLIKGGLNGVAALLVDTGVSVWTGRSSRAE, encoded by the coding sequence ATGTCGGCTGTACCCGAGTCTGCAAAGGTCGTGCGCCAGGTTGCCACCTCCGGGGTTCTGTCGGCCCTGGCGGTGGTCCTGGCGCTGGTCATCCGTTTCCCGTTGCTTCCCGCGGCGCCGTACCTGATCTACGAACCCAGCGATGTGCCCCTGCTTCTCGCCGCCTTCCGGCTCTCGCCGCTCTGGGTGACGGGCATCTCGGCCGCGGTGGCGGTGGTCATGGGGCTGACCGGCAGCGGAGGTCTCATCGGCATGACCAGCCGGTTCGTCGGCAGCGCCGCGCTGGGGCTGACGGCCGCCGTGGTCTACCAGCGGGTGGCCGCGCGCGGGAGAGGCAAGGTCGTCAGCGTCGTGGCCGGAGTGGTCGTCTACACCCTCGCCGAGGTCGCCCTGACGCTGATCCTCGGGCCGCTGTTCTTCGGCGACCTGCAGACGGCCCTGGCGATGATCCTGCCGGTGGTGGTGCCTTTCAACCTGATCAAGGGCGGGCTCAACGGTGTGGCCGCGCTGCTGGTGGACACAGGCGTAAGCGTCTGGACAGGACGGTCTTCCCGGGCGGAGTAA